From Carettochelys insculpta isolate YL-2023 chromosome 3, ASM3395843v1, whole genome shotgun sequence, a single genomic window includes:
- the LOC142010723 gene encoding taste receptor type 2 member 2-like, giving the protein MEEQPGSGTTDWSSEEGELTILIPSHTSSRATEAQASLHVTGEPSGCLSVYYCVKIATSKQSFFRWLKLRLSVLVPWLLLGSLLYSMFMTSLWRHIGKMNQNSALYPSFRNPSTDAHVHALKSVMAFFIFDFIYCVASILSIGII; this is encoded by the exons ATGGAGGAACAGCCTGGATcagggaccacggactggtcaagtgaggagggggagctgacaaTCCTCATCCCCTCCCATACCTCCAGCCGGGCAACCGAGGCCCAGGCATCTCTGCACGTCACCGGGGaaccctctg GCTGCCTTTCTGTGTACTATTGTGTGAAGATTGCCACTTCCAAGCAATCTTTCTTCAGATGGTTAAAACTGAGACTCTCCGTTCTGGTGCCTTGGCTGCTTTTGGGCTCTTTGCTGTACTCCATGTTCATGACA TCCCTTTGGAGACACATTGGGAAAATGAACCAGAATTCAGCCCTTTATCCAAGTTTTAGGAACCCCAGCACAGATGCCCATGTGCATGCACTTAAGTCTGTGATGGCATTTTTCAtctttgactttatttattgTGTGGCTTCAATATTATCAATAggaataatataa